In Candidatus Desulfatibia profunda, the genomic window CAATAGTTTTTATTGCCTTTTCTAATGAATCATTCATTTGATAACCCCTCCCTCAGGCCGCAGTCAGTTGATTCTAACGCATCTTTATCATAAAAGATTTTCTATTCCTACTATATCTCTGCTTTTGTCATCTACCCCAAGAATTAACTCCTTTCCAGCTCCATTCGCAAAAGCGATAATGAATTTAACCACTTCGCTCTGGGTGGATCTTTTCAAGAAGACTGAAGAAGACTGGGACGGTCATACAATTTAGCTATTTTTTTGGTGCTAACTAAGTTTTTAGGGAACTCCCGTACGACTATTCGATTATAACTTTCCCCTCTGTTCTTCGCGGCTGCGGCAATGAACACAAAACCCCTCAGTTCATTTTAGCGAAAAGAGGGGCCTTGTTGGATCAATAGCCATGGGAATAGCTCCCGATATTTACCCTATAGTTGCACAAACAACACGGTGAGATTCTTGTAAAACAGCTTAAACAAGGGCTTTGTTACAATTTTTGAAACTTTAGGGCTTAAAGGTGTCTGACGGCTGTCATGTCCGGCAAAATAACTGTCTGACTCTAAACAAAAAAAATAAAAAAATCAATGGTTAAATAGGTACAAGATACAGGATGTATGATCCATGATACAGGGTAATGATACAGATTTTGGAGGTGCCAAATTGGCATCTCCAATCTTCCAGCTCGGTTTTTGTCAACTCAAACATGAGGTCAGCAGGAAAGCGGTCAATGTTTCTTCTAACTGCTCTTTTTAACAGGCCGGTTTCAACATTATAAAGCTCTGCCAGATCCCTATCCAGCATAACTTTCATAATGAACGTCTCAAGCTCGTGAAAAATCTGGTCTAAATTTATTAGGTTATGCGTTTCTTGAAGATCCGTTAAGACTTTTCTTGGGGGTTGCCTTCCGGCAGACGCAAGGCGGCATCCAGGGGTTTCACGTCGGCAAGTTCCTTACCGCCGGTATTCAGGCCCAATTTCGATAGCCGTTCGCCGCTGGGACGAACCATGCGCTCGTAACTGCCCACCGCATCGTTGAATGCCTCGTTGGCCTTGATGAGGCCGGTTCGTATCTTCTCAAAGTGCTCGAAAAATTTGGCAACCCGGCCGTACAACTCTTTAGCTGCGTCCGCAATTGCGCGTGTATTCTCGGTTTGCGCGAACTGTTGCCAACTGACACTGACAGATCGAAGCAGGGCGATGAGCGATGCCGGCGTGGCAAGCATTATTCTATTGTTGGCAGCCCAAACGATCAGGTCACGGTCACCTTCAAGAGCTGCACTGAAAAGAGATTCCGCGGGAAGAAAAAGGACTACGTAGTCGAGAGAATTCGGGAACTGCGCCGGATAGTTGCGGTTGGCAAGGTCTCGAATCGCCTCTTTGAGCTTGCGGGCATGGGCCTGGAGAGACTGCGACCTCTTTTCAAGGTCGGCCGCGTCCAATGCCGCGATGAAATCCAGATCTGGGACCTTTGCATCAATAATAATAATCCGATCGCTCGGCAACCGAACGATCATATCCGGCTTTTTGTCTCCCTCCTTGGATTGCTCAATAAAATCGCAGTGAACGCTTAAGCCCGCAGCCTCAACTACTCGGCGCAGCGTCTCTTCACCCCAGCGCCCTCTAGCTTGGCTTGATTTGAGAACCATCCTGAATCGTTCGGTTTCGTTTGCAAGCGATTCGCTTTGCTTTGTGAGGGTTTCAAGCTGTTTCCTGACTTCTCCAAGAGCCGTAGATTGCGATGATTCGCTTTGCTGCAGCCGTTCCTGGTAAGTTCGCAGTTGTTCTTCCAAGGGTTTAAGCAAGCCGGCAATAGCCTCTTGGCGCTTGGACAAGTCACCTTTGGCCGCCTCCTGGAGCTTTGCAAAGGATTCGCTGGCCAGACGAAGAAACTCAGGCACATTTTCCTTGAGCGCATCCGCGCTAAGTGCTTTGAAAGATTCCCGAAGATTCGCGATGGCCTTATCCTGGGCTTCTTTAGATTCTTTTAACTGTTTTTCATACAAGGCTTCTTTGTCGGCAAGAAGATTCCTGGCAGCTTCAAGATCAGCCTGCGACTTTGAAAGCGCGTTCGATCCGATTCGTAATTCATTTTGAAGTTGATCGATTCTGGCCTCGTTTTCCCCGGCCTGTCGCCGCAACTCGGCCAGTTGCTGTTCTGCCGATTCCCGAGCAGTGATCTCGGCCGACTTCTCGGCGATCAGTTGGGCCTCGCGCGACCGCGTTGCATTGATCTGCTCATCTTTGGCGGCAATCTGTTCTCTTAATTCATCTTCAAGCCGGTCTTGAAACGACCTGGTCCGCAAAGATGCCAGAAGCCAGCCAAGAAGTACACCGGCAATTACTCCAATGACAACCAAAGTGGTGTTCAGCATGTACTCGAAGCTCCCGATTAAAAGCTTTAGCTCGGAGCAGCTTCAGCGGCGACTTGAGAAAATACTCGATCGAGCTTGAGAAATATCCGAATAAATTAACAATATTGGATACACGATTCACCCTGACGGGTCAAGAAAAAAACGGGTTGCAGGCTACAAGTTGTGTGATTCGTGTTGCCGGTTGAAGCGCAGCGGACTTGTGCGCATCAGGCGCGTGAAATATCCGGATTGGCATTGACAAAGGATAAAATCTCTGCGAGAAATTAATTACTGTCGTCGCCCGTCTTATCCCGAAGATTTCACGCAGTTGAAGCGCCAAAAGGGTGAAATTTGCGGGCTATAGAGGCCGGCAGGAAACGGCCCGGCAAGCAACGTCATCGGATCGATCCGGGCAGCCCCAAACGTTTGCGAGCATCGCTTCCATCCTATGGGATTAATTCAGGAACTAGTAGATCTGGTCAGTAAATTGACCTTTGTGGCCATTGTTCACGAATACGAACAGGGACTTTATTTTCGTAGCGGCGTGGTGATCGAAAAGACGATAAAAGGATTTAAACCGGCAGATCTTGCGCAAATCAAGGCAGAGGAACAAAAGGTCCAAAACGAGATCGGCCGGATCAAGAGCCTTTTCAGTCTGCAACCCTCCAACCTGCCGGAAGGTTTCAGAAAAACATGGACCGGCCGGGTCCTCCACCCGCGCCGGTTCAGCAAGGTGTTAAAACCCGGCGTCTATTTTCATCTGCCCATCATCGAACATATTCTCACCGACTATAAACAGGAACGGGTCCTCAACCTTGGCTACATCAGCGTACTCACCAAGGACCCGGAGCCGGAATGCAAGGCGGTGCTCATAAGCTGCAACGTCCGCTATGAGATCATGGATCTTTACCGGTCCTACACGGCCGTTTATGACTATGAGGCTTCGCTCAAATATCACTCCATGTCCATTTTGGCCTTGAAAAGCCTGGGCAAGAAATATGACGATTGGAAGGATCCGGTTACCATCAGCACCCTGGAAAAAAAAGTGATCGAAGAGTTGCGAAAAATTGTAACCGAGAAATGGGGCTTAAAAATCCACCAGATCTATATCACGGATGTGACGGATGCCAAAATCGTCAAGTTTGCAGGAGATGTCCCAGGCCAAGCTGCGACATCAGTCGTCAAACCGATTGACTTATAAGACATTGTTGTCACAACTCAAAACCACCGCGAGCAAGACAGGGGAAGATTTGGAATCCTTTTAGATTGCAGCAATGTCTTACAAAATTATTTCCCTGCAGTGGCCCAGCAGCGGCGCGAAAACATCTTTGGCAGTGCTCTGAAATTTTTCGTCAATCGGGTCAATGTTCCTGAAACAAAGATCATAATACGGATCTTCGGACTCTCCGTGCGAAAAATCGCTTTTAAGCCACTTTTGCCGGGCGGCGTTTAAAGCGACCGGCACCGTCTGCTTCTTGTTCAGAATCCTTTGGGCATATTCAAAGGAAGACTCCGGAAAAAATTGCAGCGGTTCGGACATACCTTTCCAGTACAAGCTTAAAAGATGCTCGATCGTATCCAGGCTGTTTTGAACACGATCGAATTTTCTGGCAGCATCCCGGCATATCAGCAGGCTGCCTGGAAGGTGCTGATCTTCAACCAAAACACAAAGTATAAGATGATAAATCCATGTATTCAATAGATATTTAGATTTCATGCCGGCATAGTGTATCCGGATCAGCCCGCCCTCATTAAGATTTGCAATTCGGCCGGTAAGATGAAATCCTGCGATCTCAAGATCAACCTTTAACGCCTCCGGAAGTTCACCTTTGGTATACTTTGTTATTTTGCGGGCAAACATCTTTGCATCCACGCTCATTTCATTATAAACCATTTCACCGACATTGCCGTGGGGAAGTCGTCCTTCGGCCCGATACAGGGGCAGTTCATCTGCCAGGTTCATTCCTGAAAGACTGTTTTCCACAAGATCCTGACCGAGCAGATACTCTTCGAGTCCGCTCAGGCTGAAATGTTCCCTTTCTTCCGGAATCGTCGTGGTTTCAGCCAGATAGATACCAAGGCGTTTTTCGAGCAAAAACCGGGCTGGATTTCTGAAAAATGCGCACAACATGTCGATGTCGATACGTTTCCATTCCGCGGTCGGTTCCGCAAGCCTTGCTGAAATCAACGGTTGCACCTTGTGGGATTCAGGCCTGCTGTCTGCGGCCGCAAAATTCTCCTTGGAATAGCTGAAAAGCCCGGTGTTCTCTGTAAAATATGCAGGAGAAAAGGCCTGAAGTCTGTGGCGGGTGATCACCTGCTCGGACGAAAGTCCGAATCCGTCCTGAACGTAATCTAACAGTTCACTCACAAGAACCGACGGCGGAGCTTGCGTATTGTCCTGAATACTCTGCCCCACAAAGCTGATATAAAGTTTTTTTCTGGCCGATATCAGCGCTTCAAGAAACATATATTTGTCGTCGTTTCTTCTGGACCTGTCTCCGCTTCGGGGCTTTTGAGCCATCAGGTCAAAATGCAGTTGTTTTGACTCTCGCGGGAAGGCATCACTATCCATGCCCACCAGACAGATCACCTTAAACGGAATACTTCGCATGGGAAGCATGGCACAAAACGTCACGCCGCTGGTAATAAAACCGGTTCTAAAAGGTTCTCGCTTTAAAAGATTCCCCAAATACGACCTGATGACGTGTATCTCGATGGACGTATCAAAGCCCGACAAATCCTGATACTGGGTAAGTTCGTCTATCCGGCGGCGCAGTACCTGCATGTCGCGTTCCGATTCTTCGTCCAAGGCAAAAAACTGTTCGATGATATCAAAAAGGGTTGCGTGCCACGCTGTCAGACAGCGTTTTTGCTGGAGGGTGCCGGCGGTGTCAAAGAGGCGTTCTAAAAATTCCAGAAATTTTCCAAGAATCCTGGCATCACTCCCTTCGATATGATCGTAAGGAAGGATTCCGGCGAACATCCGGCGGTTGGCGCCCGGCAGGGCATAACCCAAAAGAAGCCTTTCAATACCCGCCCGCCATGTGTTTTCTGAAAAGGATGGAAGCCCCAGTTTATCGCGATGTTGAGCATCCACGCCCCACCGGATGTGGGTTGCTTTGATCCAATGCTCGGCAATCTCGATGTCCGATTGGGACAGACCGAATTTCTCTTTGATCCCCGGAACTTGCAAAAGAGATAGAACACAGGAAACGCTGAACCTGCTGTTCGGCAGGTCGAGAATGGACAAAAAACCGTCGATGACACGGCTTTCAGTCCGAATGCTCTGATCTGCAATGCTGAAAGGAATTCGCAAGGCCTCATCAATCTGAGCGCCAAATACAGCCCGGATATAAGGCCCATACAATTCCATATCGGGCGTCATGACGATAATATCCCTGGGCTCAAGATCGGGGTCCTCTTCGAACATGGCAAGCAGGTTGTCATGAAGGGCCTCAATTTCCCGCATGGGGCTGTGGCAGGAGTGAACCTGGATGGAGGTGTCAATATCCTTTTTAAAATCATGGTGGTCGGGCGGCCGTATAAAACTTTCGGCATGGGAAAAGGAATTTGAACCGTCCGGAATTCCCCTGTCTTTTAAAGACAAAATATCCGCCTGGATTTTTGCAAGCACATCCTGCCCAACCGGGTCCTCGTACTGTTCATAGATCCGGCCGTCAAGCCCGCTGACCAGCCTTTGGAAATCTCTGCCGAGCGCTCCCATGGATGCCAGCAGCCTGTTTCCCTTTTCCAGGTATAGCTCGGAGTTGAAATCGGTTAAATCTGAGTATTTTTGGCGTATTTTTTTGATATCCCTGTCGGCGACAATGTCGGCCCAATACTCTTTACAGGGGTTCATCAGAAATAAATTCAACTGGTTAAGTCTGGATATTTCAACAAAAACCTCAAGATAAAACGGCGGCAAATAGGATATGCCGAATATGGATACCCGGCCCGGAAAACTCTCCATATCATCCGGCTCTTTTTTGATCTTCTCAATCAAAGCTTTGCGAAGACGGGCCCGGTGCAGGGGCTCTTGGCCGGATACAAGCAGGCGCCAGAGGCGGGCCTGCCAGTGATCTTCCCTGCCCTGCTCCCAATCGAAGATCATTTCGGGTCGAAAGACAAGGTATTGATCGTACAGATCGGCTATTTTTTCCGAAATTTGGAAAAGTTTAAGGTTGTTGGAATCATTCTCAAGGTAGGTGCGCAGGCTTTCGAAACCCGGCTTTTGAATACAAGTCGGCAGCATCTTCATGACCCTGAACGTCAATACGGCCGGGTCGAACGCGGTTTTATCCGGCAATTCCGGAACCAGGTTTTTGAAAAGCTCCTGTAAAAAAGCATTGGGAAACAAAAATGCACAATTGGCACAGATCCCGTTATGCCGGGCAAGGGCCATGGATACCCATTGTTCCATTCCCCGGCTCTGGACAACGATAATCTCCGGCGAAATTGCAGACGGCAGGGGTTCCCTGACGATTCGTGCAAGTTGTTCGGCCAGGATTTCCAGGCGGTTGCTGGTATAGATATTAAGATAGTGAATCATGGTTTTTGTTTAAATTTAGCCATTTTCATTCGTCATTTGACACGCTATCAATTTACCTTTTGATTGTAAAGCAAGAAGCCGTTCGGATTTATTCAGGCGCACACCGCTGATATCTAAATTCGACGATCGTTTGCGTTTGCCGATTGCAATGCTTGGTTGAGGTGATAAATTCTCTTGACTTTAAGGTCATTTTTTAATTAATTTAGTTATTTTTTCAGGTGCTCGTTTGCTCGTTGTGAGATTAAAAGGGAACCCCGTGAAATTCGGGGACGGGCCCGCCGCTGTAATTCCGCCCTTCAATCAAGAGTCGGCCCGTTTGCCTGTTGCCCGCTTTGCCGTTCTTTTTGCCGGCCGACCGCCTCAACAGGCGAACCGATTTGAAGGGAACCCTTTTAGCATTGAATACCACTGGGAGATTCGTTATTTGTTATTCGTTATTAGTTATAGGTAACTCAATGCATGAGTTCGGATCGATAAAAAATTAAAATTTTTCAATCCGCCATTAACTATTAACTTTTAACTGATAACACATGATGTGCATTTACACATCATGCCTGGGAAGGTCGCTAAAAGGGCGGAAGAGT contains:
- a CDS encoding putative DNA binding domain-containing protein, with the translated sequence MKRSTQSEVVKFIIAFANGAGKELILGVDDKSRDIVGIENLL
- a CDS encoding ORF6N domain-containing protein — protein: MKVMLDRDLAELYNVETGLLKRAVRRNIDRFPADLMFELTKTELEDWRCQFGTSKICIITLYHGSYILYLVPI
- the rmuC gene encoding DNA recombination protein RmuC yields the protein MLNTTLVVIGVIAGVLLGWLLASLRTRSFQDRLEDELREQIAAKDEQINATRSREAQLIAEKSAEITARESAEQQLAELRRQAGENEARIDQLQNELRIGSNALSKSQADLEAARNLLADKEALYEKQLKESKEAQDKAIANLRESFKALSADALKENVPEFLRLASESFAKLQEAAKGDLSKRQEAIAGLLKPLEEQLRTYQERLQQSESSQSTALGEVRKQLETLTKQSESLANETERFRMVLKSSQARGRWGEETLRRVVEAAGLSVHCDFIEQSKEGDKKPDMIVRLPSDRIIIIDAKVPDLDFIAALDAADLEKRSQSLQAHARKLKEAIRDLANRNYPAQFPNSLDYVVLFLPAESLFSAALEGDRDLIVWAANNRIMLATPASLIALLRSVSVSWQQFAQTENTRAIADAAKELYGRVAKFFEHFEKIRTGLIKANEAFNDAVGSYERMVRPSGERLSKLGLNTGGKELADVKPLDAALRLPEGNPQEKS
- the recC gene encoding exodeoxyribonuclease V subunit gamma, with translation MIHYLNIYTSNRLEILAEQLARIVREPLPSAISPEIIVVQSRGMEQWVSMALARHNGICANCAFLFPNAFLQELFKNLVPELPDKTAFDPAVLTFRVMKMLPTCIQKPGFESLRTYLENDSNNLKLFQISEKIADLYDQYLVFRPEMIFDWEQGREDHWQARLWRLLVSGQEPLHRARLRKALIEKIKKEPDDMESFPGRVSIFGISYLPPFYLEVFVEISRLNQLNLFLMNPCKEYWADIVADRDIKKIRQKYSDLTDFNSELYLEKGNRLLASMGALGRDFQRLVSGLDGRIYEQYEDPVGQDVLAKIQADILSLKDRGIPDGSNSFSHAESFIRPPDHHDFKKDIDTSIQVHSCHSPMREIEALHDNLLAMFEEDPDLEPRDIIVMTPDMELYGPYIRAVFGAQIDEALRIPFSIADQSIRTESRVIDGFLSILDLPNSRFSVSCVLSLLQVPGIKEKFGLSQSDIEIAEHWIKATHIRWGVDAQHRDKLGLPSFSENTWRAGIERLLLGYALPGANRRMFAGILPYDHIEGSDARILGKFLEFLERLFDTAGTLQQKRCLTAWHATLFDIIEQFFALDEESERDMQVLRRRIDELTQYQDLSGFDTSIEIHVIRSYLGNLLKREPFRTGFITSGVTFCAMLPMRSIPFKVICLVGMDSDAFPRESKQLHFDLMAQKPRSGDRSRRNDDKYMFLEALISARKKLYISFVGQSIQDNTQAPPSVLVSELLDYVQDGFGLSSEQVITRHRLQAFSPAYFTENTGLFSYSKENFAAADSRPESHKVQPLISARLAEPTAEWKRIDIDMLCAFFRNPARFLLEKRLGIYLAETTTIPEEREHFSLSGLEEYLLGQDLVENSLSGMNLADELPLYRAEGRLPHGNVGEMVYNEMSVDAKMFARKITKYTKGELPEALKVDLEIAGFHLTGRIANLNEGGLIRIHYAGMKSKYLLNTWIYHLILCVLVEDQHLPGSLLICRDAARKFDRVQNSLDTIEHLLSLYWKGMSEPLQFFPESSFEYAQRILNKKQTVPVALNAARQKWLKSDFSHGESEDPYYDLCFRNIDPIDEKFQSTAKDVFAPLLGHCREIIL